In Kryptolebias marmoratus isolate JLee-2015 linkage group LG4, ASM164957v2, whole genome shotgun sequence, the following proteins share a genomic window:
- the scn8ab gene encoding sodium channel, voltage gated, type VIII, alpha subunit b isoform X4, translating to MAAPLIAPPGPDSFKYFTPESLANIEKRIQDEKNKKPPKPRSDSSHRDTSDDNEPKPNSDLEAGKSLPFIYGDIPNGMVATPLEDLDPYYVNQKTFIVLNKGKTIFRFSATPSLYIISPFNLFRRIAIKILIHSLFSMIIMCTILTNCIFMTFSDPPDWSKQVEYTFTGIYTFESLTKIVARGFAIDNFTFLRDPWNWLDFMVISMAYITEFVDLGNVSALRTFRVLRALKTISVIPGLKTIVGALIQSVKKLSDVMILTVFCLSVFALIGLQLFMGNLRQKCVIWPINMTNQYLENGSRGFDWSKYIMNNSNFYFLPNAQDALLCGNSSDSGRCPEGFTCMKAGRNPNYGYTSFDSFGWAFLTLFRLMTQDFWENLYMLTLRAAGKTYMVFFVLVIFVGSFYLVNLILAVVAMAYEEQNQATIEEAEQKEAEFKAMLEQLKKQQEETQAAAMATSAGTVSEAALEDVEGGHLSRSSSEVSKLSSKSAKERRNRKKKWRQKEQEKEKGDSEKVVKSESDDGSKKSTIRFPGSRLGRKTSIMNQSLLSIPGSPFMSRHNSRSSIFSFKGRSKDMGSENEFADDEHSTVEESEDRRGSLFIPYRRNSYSGYSQGSSRIHPLAPHSGGKRNSTVDCNGVVSLIGPGPGRRLLPETTDLEIKKKHSGSLMVSVDQLNSSFKGKERANSQMSVVTNTLIEELEESQRKCPPCWYKFANIFLIWECCPIWLKIKHIVYLIVMDPFVDLAITICIVLNTLFMAMEHYPMTPHFQDVLATGNLVFTGIFAGEMFAKLIAMDPYYYFQEGWNCFDGFIVTLSLVELGLADVEGLSVLRSFRLLRVFKLAKSWPTLNMLIKIIGNSVGALGNLTLVLAIIVFIFAVVGMQLFGKSYKDCVCKIAESCDLPRWHMNDFFHSFLIVFRVLCGEWIETMWDCMEVAGQGMCLIVFMMVMVIGNLVVLNLFLALLLSSFSADNLAATDDDGEPNNLQLAVVRIKNGIAWFKANMRVLVATVLKKPIEEEQKPLDEMYEKKLNCIANHTVDINRELDYPKNGNGTTSGIGSSVGKYMIDEDYMSFIHNPNLTVCVPIAVGESDFENLNTEDFSSESDIENSKDLDDTSSSEGSTIDIKPDVEEVAVVEVVEEYLDPDACWTDECVAKYKCCDVPITHGWGKHWWFLRKTCYLIVEHNWFETLIIFMILLSSGALAFEDVYIEQRKTVRIILEYADRVFTYIFILEMLLKWVAYGFVKYFTNAWCWLDFFIVDVSIVSLIANALGYSDLGPIKSLRTLRALRPLRALSRFEGMRVVVNALVGAIPSIMNVLLVCLIFWLIFSIMGVNLFAGKYYYCFNETAEEYFKQDQVNNKTECFALINANYTEVRWKNVKINFDNVGAGYLALLQVATFKGWMDIMYAAIDSRKVEDQPIYEDNLYMYIYFVIFIIFGSFFTLNLFIGVIIDNFNQQKKKFGGQDIFMTEEQKKYYNAMKKLGSKKPQKPIPRPQNKIQGMVFDFVTQQVFDISIMILICLNMVTMMVETDDQSEDTEYVLYWVNFIFIVIFTGEFLLKLFALRHYYFTNGWNIFDVVVVILSIVGMFLADLIEKYFVSPTLFRVIRLARIGRILRLIKGAKGIRTLLFALMMSLPALFNIGLLLFLVMFIFSIFGMSNFGYVKHGAGIDDMYNFETFGNSMIILFMITTSAGWDGLLLPILNYPPDCDPYLENSGTPATGDCGNPSVGIFFFVMYIIISFLIVVNMYIAIILENFSVATEESADPLSEDDFETFYEIWEKFDPDASQFITYAKLSDFADALEHPLRVPKPNTIELIAMDMPMVSGDRIHCLDILFAFTKRVLGDSGELDMLRQQMEERFVAANPSKVSYEPITTTLRRKQEDVSARIIQRAYRSYLARRGFVCKRKPATNKPENDGNNQEQEKKEGTPSTASLPSYDSVTKPDKEKQDDNNEGKGDRKEKGRNQKDIRESQC from the exons CTGACGACAATGAGCCGAAGCCCAACAGTGACCTGGAGGCCGGGAAGAGCCTCCCCTTCATCTACGGCGACATTCCTAATGGAATGGTGGCAACGCCGCTGGAGGACTTGGATCCATACTATGTGAACCAGAAA ACTTTTATAGTCCTAAACAAGGGGAAAACAATCTTCCGCTTCAGTGCCACGCCCTCCTTGTACATCATAAGCCCTTTTAATCTATTTAGGCGGATAGCTATAAAGATTTTGATACATTC GTTATTCAGCATGATCATCATGTGCACCATTTTGACCAACTGTATATTCATGACATTCAGCGACCCACCAGACTGGTCCAAACAAGTAGA gtatACCTTCACGGGTATCTATACATTTGAGTCCCTCACAAAAATTGTTGCCCGAGGTTTTGCTATCGATAACTTCACCTTTCTCAGAGACCCGTGGAACTGGCTGGACTTCATGGTCATTTCAATGGC ATATATAACAGAGTTTGTGGACCTTGGGAATGTCTCGGCGCTGAGAACGTTCAGGGTTCTCCGAGCTTTGAAAACTATTTCTGTCATTCCAG GCCTAAAGACCATCGTGGGTGCTCTGATCCAGTCTGTGAAGAAGCTGTCGGATGTGATGATCCTGACCGTCTTCTGTCTCAGCGTCTTCGCTCTGATCGGACTGCAGCTCTTCATGGGGAACCTCCGGCAAAAGTGCGTCATCTGGCCGATCAACATGACCAACCAGTACctggaaaatggaagcagaggGTTTGACTGGAGCAAATACATCATGAACAACT CTAATTTCTACTTCCTCCCCAACGCGCAGGATGCTCTGCTGTGTGGCAATAGTTCTGACTCAGG ACGATGTCCAGAAGGTTTTACATGCATGAAAGCTGGACGAAACCCTAACTATGGTTACACCAGCTTTGACAGCTTTGGATGGGCTTTCCTGACGCTCTTCCGTCTCATGACTCAAGACTTCTGGGAAAATCTCTACATGCTG aCGCTGCGAGCTGCAGGGAAGACCTACATGGTTTTCTTTGTGCTGGTCATCTTTGTGGGCTCCTTCTACCTGGTGAATCTGAtcttggctgtggtggccatggcTTATGAGGAGCAGAACCAGGCCACAATTGAGGAGGCAGAGCAAAAAGAGGCTGAATTCAAGGCCATGCTGGAGCAGCTTAAGAAGCAACAAGAGGAGACGCAG gcTGCTGCGATGGCAACATCCGCAGGCACCGTGTCAGAGGCTGCGCTGGAGGATGTGGAAGGAGGACATTTGTCCCGCAGCTCCTCTGAAGTGTCCAAGCTGAGCTCAAAGAGTGCCAAAGAGAGGCGCAACCGCAAGAAAAAATGGCGCCAAAAAGAGCaggagaaagagaaaggagACAGCGAGAAGGTCGTCAAGTCTGAGTCAGACGACGGCAGCAAGAAAAGCACCATCCGTTTCCCAGGAAGTCGACTGGGGAGGAAAACGTCCATCATGAACCAG tcGCTGCTCAGCATCCCCGGCTCGCCCTTCATGTCACGCCACAACAGCCGCAGCAGCATCTTCAGCTTCAAAGGCCGCTCCAAGGACATGGGCTCGGAGAACGAGTTCGCCGACGACGAGCACAGCACGGTGGAGGAGAGCGAGGACCGCCGAGGCTCCCTGTTCATACCCTACCGTCGCAACAGCTACAGCGGCTACAGCCAAGGCTCGTCACGCATCCACCCCCTGGCCCCCCACTCAGGAGGGAAGAGGAACAGCACGGTGGACTGCAACGGCGTGGTGTCTCTCATCGGCCCAGGGCCCGGCAGACGGCTTCTGCCTGAG ACTACAGACTTGGAGATTAAGAAGAAACACTCGGGCTCTCTCATGGTTTCTGTGGATCAGCTCAACTCCTCCTTCAAAGGAAAGGAGAGAGCCAACAGTCAGATGAGTGTGGTCACCAACACGCTGATAGAGG AGTTGGAGGAGTCTCAGAGGAAGTGTCCTCCCTGTTGGTACAAGTTTGCTAACATCTTTCTCATCTGGGAGTGCTGTCCCATCTGGCTAAAAATTAAGCACATTGTCTACTTGATCGTCATGGACCCGTTTGTTGATCTGGCCATCACCATCTGCATTGTGCTCAACACCCTTTTCATGGCCATGGAGCACTACCCGATGACTCCACATTTTCAGGACGTCCTGGCTACTGGCAACCTG GTTTTCACTGGCATCTTTGCTGGGGAGATGTTTGCCAAGCTGATCGCCATGGACCCCTACTATTACTTCCAGGAAGGCTGGAACTGCTTTGATGGCTTCATTGTGACTCTGAGTTTGGTTGAGTTGGGACTGGCTGATGTGGAGGGCCTTTCAGTTCTCAGGTCTTTCCGATTG TTAAGAGTGTTCAAACTGGCCAAATCATGGCCCACCCTCAACATGCTGATCAAGATCATTGGTAACTCAGTGGGTGCACTGGGTAATTTGACCCTGGTGTTGGCCATCATTGTCTTCATCTTTGCTGTGGTGGGCATGCAGCTGTTTGGCAAAAGCTACAAGGACTGCGTGTGTAAGATCGCAGAGAGCTGTGACCTTCCTCGCTGGCACATGAACGACTTCTTTCACTCCTTCCTGATTGTGTTCAGAGTTTTGTGTGGGGAGTGGATTGAAACCATGTGGGACTGTATGGAGGTGGCAGGACAGGGCATGTGCTTAATCGTCTTCATGATGGTTATGGTTATTGGAAACCTGGTG gtgTTGAACCTGTTTCTGGCCTTGCTGCTGAGCTCTTTCAGTGCAGACAACCTCGCTGCCACCGATGATGATGGCGAGCCCAACAACCTCCAGCTCGCTGTTGTCCGCATTAAGAACGGTATTGCCTGGTTTAAGGCCAACATGCGGGTCTTGGTAGCCACAGTGCTCAAGAAG CCTAtagaagaggagcagaaaccTTTGGATGAAATGTATGAAAAGAAACTCAACTGTATTGCAAATCACACAGTTGACATCAACCGTGAACTGGACTATCCCAAAAATGGCAACGGTACAACCAGCGGCATCGGGAGCAGCGTGGGGAAGTACATGATTGATGAGGACTACATGTCCTTCATCCATAACCCCAACCTCACTGTGTGCGTTCCCATCGCGGTTGGCGAGTCGGATTTTGAAAACTTAAATACAGAAGACTTCAGCAGCGAATCAGACATTGAGAACAGCAAAGAT CTGGATGACACCAGTTCATCTGAGGGCAGCACGATAGACATCAAGCCTGATGTGGAGGAAGTGGCAGTGGTTGAAGTTGTGGAGGAGTATCTTGACCCAGATGCCTGCTGGACTGATG AATGTGTGGCTAAATACAAGTGCTGTGATGTTCCCATCACTCACGGCTGGGGAAAACACTGGTGGTTCCTGAGGAAGACCTGCTACCTGATAGTAGAACACAACTGGTTTGAAACCCTTATCATCTTTATGATCCTGCTCAGCAGTGGAGCCCTg GCCTTTGAAGACGTGTACATTGAGCAGAGGAAGACGGTGCGCATCATCCTGGAGTATGCAGATCGGGTTTTCACCTACATCTTCATCCTGGAGATGCTGCTAAAATGGGTGGCCTATGGCTTTGTCAAGTACTTCACTAACGCCTGGTGCTGGTTGGACTTCTTCATTGTGGAT GTGTCTATAGTCAGCCTTATAGCTAATGCTTTGGGCTACTCCGATCTAGGCCCGATTAAATCACTCAGGACACTGAGGGCCTTGAGACCCCTCAGGGCCCTGTCACGTTTTGAAGGGATGAGG gttgTAGTGAACGCCTTGGTGGGTGCCATTCCCTCCATCATGAATGTGCTGCTGGTGTGTCTCATCTTCTGGCTCATCTTCAGCATCATGGGTGTCAACCTGTTTGCTGGAAAGTATTATTACTGTTTCAACGAGACAGCGGAAGAATACTTTAAGCAGGACCAAgtgaacaacaaaacagagtgCTTTGCACTCATTAATGCAAATTATACTGAAGTCAGATGGAAGAACGTCAAGATCAATTTTGACAACGTGGGTGCTGGGTATCTGGCTCTCTTGCAAGTG GCAACATTTAAAGGCTGGATGGACATTATGTATGCAGCAATAGATTCTAGAAAG GTGGAAGACCAGCCCATCTATGAGGACAACCTGTATATGTACATTTACTTTGTCATATTCATCATCTTTGGCTCATTCTTTAccttaaatctttttattggTGTCATCATTGACAACTTCaaccaacagaagaaaaag tttggAGGTCAGGATATCTTCATGACAGAAGAGCAAAAGAAATACTACAATGCCATGAAAAAACTAGGAtcaaagaaaccacaaaaaccAATACCAAGACCTCAG aaCAAGATCCAGGGCATGGTATTTGACTTTGTCACGCAGCAGGTATTCGACATCTCCATCATGATACTCATCTGCTTAAACATGGTGACGATGATGGTGGAGACAGATGATCAGTCAGAGGACACAGAGTATGTGCTTTACTGGGTCAACTTCATATTCATTGTGATCTTCACCGGCGAGTTCTTACTGAAGCTGTTTGCGCTGCGTCACTATTACTTCACCAACGGCTGGAACATCTTTGATGTGGTTGTGGTCATCCTTTCAATCGTGG GAATGTTTCTGGCCGACCTGATAGAGAAATACTTTGTTTCACCGACGCTCTTCAGGGTGATTCGTTTGGCTCGAATCGGCAGAATCCTGCGTCTCATCAAAGGTGCCAAAGGAATCCGGACTCTGCTGTTTGCCCtcatgatgtcacttcctgcttTGTTCAACATCGGACTCCTGCTTTTCCTGGTCATGTTCATCTTCTCCATCTTTGGCATGTCCAACTTTGGCTACGTGAAACATGGGGCTGGAATTGATGATATGTACAACTTTGAGACGTTTGGAAACAGCATGATCATATTGTTTATGATCACCACGTCTGCTGGCTGGGACGGCCTGCTGTTGCCCATCCTTAACTACCCCCCAGACTGTGACCCCTATCTGGAGAACTCTGGTACCCCCGCCACTGGAGACTGTGGCAACCCATCCGTGGGGATCTTCTTCTTTGTTATGTACATAATCATTTCTTTCCTAATTGTGGTCAACATGTACATTGCCATCATCTTGGAGAACTTCAGTGTGGCCACAGAGGAGAGCGCCGACCCACTCAGTGAGGACGACTTTGAGACCTTCTATGAAATTTGGGAGAAGTTTGACCCTGATGCCTCCCAGTTCATCACCTATGCTAAGCTTTCTGACTTTGCTGATGCACTTGAACATCCGCTGCGCGTCCCCAAGCCGAACACCATCGAGCTGATTGCTATGGACATGCCTATGGTGAGTGGAGACCGCATTCATTGTCTAGACATCCTGTTTGCCTTCACCAAGCGTGTGCTGGGTGACAGCGGTGAGTTGGATATGCTGAGGCAACAAATGGAGGAGCGTTTTGTAGCAGCCAATCCTTCCAAGGTCTCTTATGAGCCAATTACCACCACTCTGAGGCGAAAGCAGGAGGACGTGTCTGCCAGGATCATTCAAAGGGCCTACCGCTCCTACCTGGCCCGGCGAGGATTTGTATGTAAGCGCAAACCAGCCACCAACAAACCTGAGAATGATGGTAACAATCAGgaacaagaaaagaaggagGGCACACCATCAACTGCCTCCCTGCCCTCTTATGACAGTGTAACCAAACCTGATAAGGAGAAACAGGATGACAACAATGAGGGGAAAGGAGACAGGAAAGAGAAAGGAAGAAACCAAAAAGACATCAGGGAATCTCAATGTTAG